The Natrinema sp. DC36 genome includes the window CTCGGCGGGCGCTTCGTCTCGAACAAGAACGTCCAGAAGGTCAAACAGATCCACCCGACCGGCGCGCTCACGCTCGTCGGCTCGGTCGGCGGCGCACAGTCGTTCATCTCGAGCCTCCGCGCCGAGGTCAACCTCTACGAGGCCCGTCGCGGCGAGAACATGAGCATCGACGCCCTCGCGACGCTCGCGGGGAATTTCGCTCGCGGCGGCCCGTTCTTCGCCATCCACCCGATTCTGGGCGGCGTCGACGAGGAGGGCAGCCACGTCTACAGCATCGACCCCGCCGGCGGGGTCATGGAGGACGACTATACCGTCACCGGCAGCGGGATGCAACTCGCATACGGTCACCTCGAGCAGGCCTACGAACCGGACATGTCCACCGAGGAAGCGAAGACGGTCGCCGCACGGAGCATCAAGTCCGCCGTCGAGCGCGACACCGGCTCCGGTAACGGCGTCTTCCTCTGTGAGATCACCGACGAGGGCGTCGACATCCACGGCCATCACGACTTCGACGAAGTCCTCTAACACGGCCGACACGGTTGATTCTCCGATTTTCTCTCGTGGGAGTAGTGATGGCTCCGGTCATCGCAAAGAGCACCCTTTCCGTCGTGCGTCGCTTCCGCTTGCTGCAAGTGAAAACGCGCCGAAACGGCGTCGAAAAGTGACGATCGACTAGTCGAGTCGCGTCGCCTGCTCGAGCTGGTGTTCGGACACGCGGGAGTCGGCGAGTTCGGTCGCCCGTCCCGACTCGCTCGAGCGGTAGATCGCGTCGATGGTTCGCTGGACGGTCAGCGCTTCCTCGACTGTGTTGGTCTCCGGCGCTGTGCCCGCGGCGATAGTCGCGAGGAACTGCTCGTCCTGTTCGCTGTAGCCCGTCACGGCGGCGTCACCGGTCATATCGATATCGGCGTAGTGATCGCCGCCGGCCGTCCCGGCCTCGAGAATGTGGAGATCGGTGTCGCCGATATCGAACTGCGCGCCCGCCTGCGTGCCGCGGACTCTGAAGTCCATGCTCTGTTCGCGGTTGGTCGCCCACGCGGCCTCGAGCGAAATCGTCTCGCCGTTCGCACAGCGAATGAAGGCGCTGACGGAATCGTCGACCTCGTAGGTCTCGGCTTCGGCGTCCCAGTTGTCGCCGAAGCCGTCCGGGTCGGCGTACTCCTCACTGGTTCCGAACGTCGTCCGCGTGACACCGCTGACTTCGACGATTTCGGGGAAGTCGAGCGCGTAGAGTGCGAGGTCGAGGGCGTGGACGCCGATATCGAGCAAGGCACCGCCGCCGGCGAGTTCGGGATCGGTGAACCACGACCCGGGGCCGGGGACGCCGCGCCGTCGGACGTAGTCGGCCTCGACGTGGGTCAGATCGCCGAAGCGGCCGCGGGCGTGTTGTTCGTCGAACATGGACATCGACGCCGCGTGGCGGTTATGGAATCCGACCATACAAATCCCCGGCGAGCGTGCCGCCGTCTCCGCGATCCGTTCGGCGCTCTCGAGGGTGTGGGCGAGCGGTTTCTCGACGAGGACGTCCAGCCCCGCCTCGAGGGCCGCGACGGCGATCGGCTCGTGAAACCGGTTGGGCGTCGTTACGATGACGGCGTCGACCGCGTCGTCGACGACGAGTTCGTCGTGCGTCTCGTAGGTCCGCGAACCGAATTCCCGGGCGAACTGGTCTCGTTGCTCCGGGACGAGGTCCGCGCCAGCAACGACGTCAGCGCCGAGTTCTCGAATGCTCCGCGCGTGGAGATTTCCCATGCCACCGAGGCCGACGATGCCGACCCCGATTCCGTCGCCAATCATATCCAGACCTCCGATTTCGTCTCAGCAGCAATGGAAGGGCAGTGAGAAACCAACCATTTCGAGATCATTTGCGTTCGATCCTGGTCCATAGAGTGTGGCAGTCGGCTATCGAAATAAGGGTTGTGACCGATTAATACGTACAGGCCTTTCGTATTTCACGTATTATTATACTATTACGGCAGTATAGGTAACATATAGTGACTGTTTCTAGTATTCCAGGATGCTGTTTCACTCGTCGGTCTCCCGGCCGATACCGTCCGCCGGGAGCCACTATGATGGCAGTCGCTCGATCCGTTTCGTCGAGATCGGCCGCGACGATGGCTCGTCAGTACGACCGACAGTATAAGGCTCCGGACAGCAGACCGATCGGTCATGGTCGTAGTCACGATCTGGAACGAATTTCGCCACGAACGCGAGGACGACGCAGTCGCGGCCGTCTACCCCGACGGCATTCACGAGACCATCGCAGACGCGCTCGCCGACGACCACGAGGTTCGGACCGCGACGCTCGACGAGCCCGACCACGGTCTCACCGACGACGTCCTCGAGTCGACGGACGTCCTGCTCTGGTGGGGCCACGAGGCGCACGACGAGGTCGCGGACGAAATCGTCGATCGCGTCCACGAGCGCGTCCTCGAGGGGATGGGATTCATCCCGCTGCACTCGAGCCACTACGCGAAGCCTTTCAAGCGCCTTATGGGAACCTCCTGTAGCCTGCAGTACCGCGAGGACGGCGGCACCGAGCGGCTCTGGGTCGTCGATCCCGGCCATCCGATCGCGGACGGCCTGGACGAAGCGATCGAACTCCCCGAAACGGAGATGTACGGCGAGCCGTTCGACGTCCCCGAACCCGACCGGCAGGTGTTCGTCAGCTGGTTCGAGGGGGGCGAGGTGTTCCGCAGCGGCTGCTGTTACCGTCGCGGAAACGGGCGAATATTCTACTTCCGGCCCGGCCACGAGACGTATCCGATCTACGAGAACGAGGCGATTCGGCGGGTACTCCGGAACGCGGTCGTCTGGGCCAGCCCGACCGAGGGGTCGCCGCGGTCGTTCGGAAAGCGGGAGTAGCATCTCACCCGGCTCAACCGCTGCGGAGAGTCGTCGCCAGTTCGACGATCACCTCGAGATCGACGCCGGCCGCCGATTCGAGGCGGTCGCGCACGCCGTCGGCGAAGTCGTTCGGGAGCCCCTCGCCGGGCGGTCGGTCGACGTGAACGGTGATCGTCGGCCGTTCGCCGGTGTAGACGTCAATGAGTTCGTAGTCGATCGCGGTCTCCCGGAACTGCAGTTCGGAGCCGGCCGCGAGTTCCGCCTCGCTCATCGTCTCGAGTTCCGTTTTGACGTCGTGTTCGACCGCGGCGGTGCGGTACGTGCCGTAGGTGATGCCGCCGAGAACGACCGAGAGGACGACGATGGCGACGAGGAGCACCGCGACGCGCGAGCGGAGCCGCCCGTACACGCGTTCGACGGACTCCGTTCGTTCCGGCCGATAGCCGGACAGCCATAACAGGAGCAACGCGGTGAGATTGATCGAGAGCATATTGACGAGGACGAGCGTGCCCGCGGTGAGGACGACCGTCGGATCTCTCCAGGCGATCCCGAGGCCGGCGGTGGCCGCGGGCGGAACGAGCGCGACGGCGATCGCGACGCCGACGAGCACCGATCCGACGTTTCGCGTGAGACTGATGACCGCAGCGACGCCGGAACCCAGCGCGAGAAACAGGGCGAGAAAGTCAGGCGTGATCCGCTCGCGGATCTGCGGGACCGTCGTGATCTCGAACCCCGGCGGAAGCAACACGGTCCCTCTGAGCGCCCAGCCCATCACCGCTGCCGTGAGGACGGCGGCCGCGAGGCCGATCACCTGTAACGCGATACCGCGCGACGCGAGCGCCTCGTCGTCGACGATTACCCCTACGCTGGCCGCCAGCGCCGGTCCCATCAGCGGCGCGACGACCATCGCACCGATGATCGTCGCTGCCGAGTCGAGCAACAATCCGGCCGTCGCGATCGCCGTACTCACGATTAGCAGGCCAAAATAGGTCGACGCTGCCGGTGCGAGATCGGCCGCTCGAGCCCGGAGTTCCTCGCGAGAGATTCTGGTTCCCGAAAACCGGCCGGTCAACTCGTCGGTTCGCTTCGAGACGATCGTTTCCGCGGCCGTGACGACCGTGTACGATCGCTCGTCGAGACCCGCGGCTCGAAGGGCCTCTAACAGCGGCTCGACGGCCGGCGGCGGGACAGGGATCGAAACGAGCGCCTCGAATTCGCCGCGATCCGTGTCTCGAGAGACGGTGTAGTCGACGCCGGCTTCCTCCGCCGTCTCGACGACGAGATCCAGTTCGTCTCGGGGAACGAACACCTGTACGAGACGCATACGACCGATACGGGAGCGACGTGGATAGATCGTTGCCACCCGTGACGGACTGTCTCGAAGTCGCGACCGTTCGGACGGTCCCGGTCACCGCCTCGAGCCGTATCGACGGAGCGGTACCGAAGGGGGCGAGGCCGGTCGATCGCTCAGAACTGTTCCCGTCCCTCGTCCGTAATGACGCTCTCGAGCAACTCGACCGGCGTCGCGTCGTAGGCGGGGTTCTCCACGTCGAAGCCGTCGGCGGGTTCGGCCATGACCTCGCTGCCCGGCCGAAACTCGTTTTCGAAGACGAACCCTTCGCTGACGATCTTCGAGGCCGAGCCGAGGACGGTCACCGGCACGTCCAGTCGGGCTGCCGTCGACGCGATCGGGAAGGTGCCGACGCGATTGTAGAGCGTCTCGTCGACGATGCAGTCCATGCCGACGATGACCCGGTCGCACTCCTCGAGGTAGATCCCGTGGGCGCTGTCGGTGAGAAGCGTCGTTTCAACGCGGTCCATCTCGGCGAGCGTCCGTGCGGTCTTGCGTCCGAGATAGCGCGGTCGGGCCTCGGTGACGTAGACCTCGAACGTCTTACCGGCCGCGGTCGCCTGCTCGAGGGCCTGGATCACCGTCGAAGAGTAGTCGTGTGTCAGCAGC containing:
- the psmB gene encoding archaeal proteasome endopeptidase complex subunit beta, coding for MHTPTDDSDFSRTVDQLADDPNPYEPEIGSMPQNDLTRADLDNVNKTGTTTIGISTADGVVIATDMRASLGGRFVSNKNVQKVKQIHPTGALTLVGSVGGAQSFISSLRAEVNLYEARRGENMSIDALATLAGNFARGGPFFAIHPILGGVDEEGSHVYSIDPAGGVMEDDYTVTGSGMQLAYGHLEQAYEPDMSTEEAKTVAARSIKSAVERDTGSGNGVFLCEITDEGVDIHGHHDFDEVL
- a CDS encoding Gfo/Idh/MocA family oxidoreductase, which translates into the protein MIGDGIGVGIVGLGGMGNLHARSIRELGADVVAGADLVPEQRDQFAREFGSRTYETHDELVVDDAVDAVIVTTPNRFHEPIAVAALEAGLDVLVEKPLAHTLESAERIAETAARSPGICMVGFHNRHAASMSMFDEQHARGRFGDLTHVEADYVRRRGVPGPGSWFTDPELAGGGALLDIGVHALDLALYALDFPEIVEVSGVTRTTFGTSEEYADPDGFGDNWDAEAETYEVDDSVSAFIRCANGETISLEAAWATNREQSMDFRVRGTQAGAQFDIGDTDLHILEAGTAGGDHYADIDMTGDAAVTGYSEQDEQFLATIAAGTAPETNTVEEALTVQRTIDAIYRSSESGRATELADSRVSEHQLEQATRLD
- a CDS encoding translation initiation factor eIF-2B; protein product: MIDETAEEIREMQTHSSSVVAVRAAKALEELVEREFATVEEYVRALERNGSVLRRANPSHASLQNAVREVVDDVADAEPDSVEDAHRLTSEKIDEVVSRIESGKRLAAENAVDHLPDGATLLTHDYSSTVIQALEQATAAGKTFEVYVTEARPRYLGRKTARTLAEMDRVETTLLTDSAHGIYLEECDRVIVGMDCIVDETLYNRVGTFPIASTAARLDVPVTVLGSASKIVSEGFVFENEFRPGSEVMAEPADGFDVENPAYDATPVELLESVITDEGREQF
- a CDS encoding ThuA domain-containing protein, whose amino-acid sequence is MVVVTIWNEFRHEREDDAVAAVYPDGIHETIADALADDHEVRTATLDEPDHGLTDDVLESTDVLLWWGHEAHDEVADEIVDRVHERVLEGMGFIPLHSSHYAKPFKRLMGTSCSLQYREDGGTERLWVVDPGHPIADGLDEAIELPETEMYGEPFDVPEPDRQVFVSWFEGGEVFRSGCCYRRGNGRIFYFRPGHETYPIYENEAIRRVLRNAVVWASPTEGSPRSFGKRE
- a CDS encoding TIGR00341 family protein, whose translation is MRLVQVFVPRDELDLVVETAEEAGVDYTVSRDTDRGEFEALVSIPVPPPAVEPLLEALRAAGLDERSYTVVTAAETIVSKRTDELTGRFSGTRISREELRARAADLAPAASTYFGLLIVSTAIATAGLLLDSAATIIGAMVVAPLMGPALAASVGVIVDDEALASRGIALQVIGLAAAVLTAAVMGWALRGTVLLPPGFEITTVPQIRERITPDFLALFLALGSGVAAVISLTRNVGSVLVGVAIAVALVPPAATAGLGIAWRDPTVVLTAGTLVLVNMLSINLTALLLLWLSGYRPERTESVERVYGRLRSRVAVLLVAIVVLSVVLGGITYGTYRTAAVEHDVKTELETMSEAELAAGSELQFRETAIDYELIDVYTGERPTITVHVDRPPGEGLPNDFADGVRDRLESAAGVDLEVIVELATTLRSG